The following are encoded together in the Campylobacter devanensis genome:
- a CDS encoding 3-isopropylmalate dehydratase small subunit, with the protein MSKVWKFGDNIDTDVIIAARYLNTSDPEILAKYVMEDADKDFSSKVKAGDCIVAGENFGCGSSREHAPIAIKAAGISVVIAKSFARIFYRNSFNTGLLILECAQTDSINEGDELEIDYSGGIIKNLSQNCEYKFEPIPEFMQELVKSGGLINYAKSTL; encoded by the coding sequence ATGTCAAAAGTATGGAAATTCGGTGATAATATTGACACAGATGTCATAATAGCAGCTAGATACCTAAATACTAGCGATCCAGAAATTTTAGCTAAGTATGTAATGGAAGATGCAGATAAAGATTTTAGCTCTAAGGTTAAAGCCGGCGATTGCATTGTAGCTGGTGAAAACTTTGGTTGTGGAAGTAGTCGTGAACACGCTCCAATAGCGATTAAAGCAGCTGGAATAAGTGTCGTAATCGCTAAATCATTTGCTAGGATTTTTTATAGAAATAGCTTTAATACAGGCCTATTGATACTTGAGTGCGCTCAAACTGATAGCATTAATGAAGGCGATGAATTAGAAATTGATTATAGTGGTGGAATTATTAAAAATTTAAGCCAAAATTGCGAGTATAAATTTGAACCAATTCCTGAATTTATGCAAGAACTAGTAAAGTCTGGCGGACTAATTAACTACGCTAAAAGCACTCTTTAA